Genomic window (Dolosigranulum savutiense):
TTTTGGAAACTCATTAATTACCTCTGTCATCTCATTACCACGTTCACCACAACCAATATAGACAACTAAGTCTACGTCAGCCCATTTTGCAATCTGGTGTTGGACGACGGTTTTTCCGGCTCCGAATGGTCCAGGTACTGTTGCCGCTCCCCCTTTAGCAACTGGGAACAGTGTATCAATAACACGTTGTCCCGTGACTAAAGGTTCTTCCGGGCTAATCTTTTCTTGAACTGGGCGCCCTTGACGTACTGGCCATTTTTGAATCATATTGAAATCTTTTTCGCCAGATGCTGTCTCTAAGGTATAAATGGTCTCTTCAATCGTGAAGTCACCTGATTTAATGTCGGTCACTTTTCCACTGACACCCACTGGCACCATAATACGGTGTTCAATAACTTTTGATTCTTGAACCACACCGACAACATCACCAGTCGTAACTTCATCTCCAACGTTAACTTTTGGTTCGAAGGTCCATTTATCATTTCGATCAAGTGGATCAACCTCTACACCACGTTCTAAGAAGTTACTATCTGTTTTGTCCATAAAGTCTTGTAGCGGACGTTGAATCCCATCGAACATGCGTGAAATCATACCCGGTGCTAATTCAACGGATAGAGGTTCTCCGGTAATTTCAACTTCTTCCCCGGGTCCAACCATTGATGTTTCTTCGTAAACCTGGATAGAAGCAACATCATTACGCATTTCAATTACTTCGCCAATTAATCCTAATTTACCAACACGGCAAATATCTTGAATATTGGCATCACTCATACCTTTAGCCGTAACCAAAGGACCTGATACACTTACAATTTCTCCTTTATTCAAACTCAAGTTACATCACCCTCCTATAAGATATTTTGACCGACAGCTTTTTCTACATTATCTTGAACGCGTTTTTTACCTATGCCGCGTGATCCATCATAATTAGGAATCAAAATAACAGCTGGCGTCATCTTCGCATCATAGCGCTCGATCGTCTCAGGAATTTCTTCAGCAAATTTTTCGGTTAAATAAATAATACCGAAGTTATCCTCTGCCATCGCATCAATTACCTGTCGGGCTTCGCTACCAGTTTGTACAATTCTCGTATCAAACCCCAACATTTTAAAACCTAGGATGGAATCTTTATCGCCAACAACTCCAATTTTACTGGCCATAACTCAATCGCATCCTTTCTCTAATTAATTCTGTATCAATATTGTTTTCTTTTCCAGATAAAATCAATCGCAAGTTCATTACTTCCGTCTCCTTCGCATATAAGAATGCTAATACCGGAAGTGGTCCAAATGTCATTAACCGTGCTTTTTTCATTTCGGTCATATAAGCATTATCGAAGGCACGATCAAGCACAACGGATACATGCTCATCTTCCAGATCTAATGCTTCAACGATAGCTTTATATCGACTTCTTTTAATAAAATCAATCAAGCCATCAATACCACTGTCAGCCTGGCGGATTAAGTCTTCTTTGTTGAAAGATCCCGCATCTGACAAAATGGTTGAGAGGAAATTGCGTCCTCTATTTTGTCTCTTAGCTCTGATAAGTGTAGAGATATTGTAAAAATCGATTTTTTTCGTCACAAGTTCTACAATTTCTTGTTCACCTGTCTGTTCAGCTAACTGCTTCAAGTGATTGAAGTAACAACGATCTAGCAAGATATCAATGGACTGCGGATTGTCATATTCATCTAACTCTCGACGCATCTCAACAATGCTGTCCAAATACATCTGAGGTAAAGCGGTAGATTTCCCCGTTTTAACTGCTTTGCGCAACTCACTAATGTCGTAGCGACCAATTGGAATATAAAGATGACTGAGATCATCATCCAAATAGTCTTCCTTGAACAACACTTTCAAGTTATGGTATGCATAGCGCAATGCCATAACTTCAATCACATCAGCATCTGGAGCAGCTTCAAAGGCTGTTTTGAAAGCTTCTTCTAATTCCTTCATAAACATCTCATCGTAATTTTTGGATGCTTGAATCTCATCCACATCATTACGATAAGTCGTCTCGCGCAAGACACTCATAGCATCGGTGTATGAATCAGCACCGATCATCCGCTCTAAATGATTCTTAGAAAGGAGATTATTTTCTTTTGACCGAATAGTTGTATTCAGTGGTCCATAAATTGTATCGTTCAAACCTATCTCCTCCTTTAATTAAAATAACTTCTGGTTAATTTCAGCAATATACTGACTACGATGAGCTTCCAATAGTTCACTGAATAAGAAATTGTACTCAATTCCTTTTTGCTCTAAGACAAATCCAGCCTCATTAGCAATTGTTTCATCGGACACAGTCAATTCCAAACCAGAGACTGCTTGTTGATCAACCCAATCACTGGTCAACGCATTCTGACTATGTTCACCTAGCGTCAACGTCATCTGGCCTGCTCCTTCAAACTGTGGCAATGTCTGTTCAGCAAACTGCTTAACAACATCATCACTCGTCTCATTCATTTTCGTTTGTGCCTCATCTAAGATGCGTTTAATGTAGTCTTGTTTGAGACTAAGAATCTCATTACGCTCTTCAATTTTAATGGAATTACGCTGAATTTCTTTTTCTCTTTCAATTTTTTCTTGCGCTGCTTTTTTGTCGGCTTCGAATTGCTCAGATGCCTCTTTTTCAAAAGCAGCAACCTCATCAGCCACTTCTCGTTCAGCTTGATCAATTTCTTCCTGCAAGCTGGCTTTTTTCTCTTCTAATACTTTTGATGTTAAGTTATTTAAATCAGTCACTATAACCCTCCTTTGTGATTATATATGGTCTAATTTTTAAGCAAATATAATCATGAATAAAGCAATAAGGAAGCCTAAGATAGCGTAAGTTTCAACCATAGCTGAGAAAATAACGGTTTGTGTATTCACTTCTTCACGTTGGGCAATCGTTTGGATACCACTAACCGATACTTTCCCTTGAGCTGATCCAGAAGTAAGACCCGCAATACCAACAGTT
Coding sequences:
- a CDS encoding V-type ATP synthase subunit F — its product is MASKIGVVGDKDSILGFKMLGFDTRIVQTGSEARQVIDAMAEDNFGIIYLTEKFAEEIPETIERYDAKMTPAVILIPNYDGSRGIGKKRVQDNVEKAVGQNIL
- a CDS encoding V-type ATPase subunit, translated to MNDTIYGPLNTTIRSKENNLLSKNHLERMIGADSYTDAMSVLRETTYRNDVDEIQASKNYDEMFMKELEEAFKTAFEAAPDADVIEVMALRYAYHNLKVLFKEDYLDDDLSHLYIPIGRYDISELRKAVKTGKSTALPQMYLDSIVEMRRELDEYDNPQSIDILLDRCYFNHLKQLAEQTGEQEIVELVTKKIDFYNISTLIRAKRQNRGRNFLSTILSDAGSFNKEDLIRQADSGIDGLIDFIKRSRYKAIVEALDLEDEHVSVVLDRAFDNAYMTEMKKARLMTFGPLPVLAFLYAKETEVMNLRLILSGKENNIDTELIRERMRLSYGQ
- a CDS encoding V-type ATP synthase subunit E family protein, which gives rise to MTDLNNLTSKVLEEKKASLQEEIDQAEREVADEVAAFEKEASEQFEADKKAAQEKIEREKEIQRNSIKIEERNEILSLKQDYIKRILDEAQTKMNETSDDVVKQFAEQTLPQFEGAGQMTLTLGEHSQNALTSDWVDQQAVSGLELTVSDETIANEAGFVLEQKGIEYNFLFSELLEAHRSQYIAEINQKLF